A window of the Sabethes cyaneus chromosome 1, idSabCyanKW18_F2, whole genome shotgun sequence genome harbors these coding sequences:
- the LOC128745724 gene encoding uncharacterized protein LOC128745724 — MKGNPIETLKATKNQAKSLMSVRWSAVRTPLKQEEFGQAERYLLRAVQAEAFGDELKTLLKNRNRPTSEWIVLEKSSPLYKLTPLVDENDVIRMEGRTEKAELLPFDLRFPVILPKDHHVTELIVQHYHERFGHGYRETVKNEIRQRFYIPKVGTVVYKVSKACQWCKVHHSRPRVPRMAALPVQRLQPYRRPFSFTGIDYLGPVNVTVARHSEKRWIAVFTCFVTRAVHLEVSASLTTQSCLMAIRRFMHRRGPPQEFFSDNGTNLKGASKELTGMINDINSDCADELTDARMQWSFNPPAAPHMGGVWERLVRSVKEALEALNDGKRLTDEILHTSETAAEDMINSRPLVYVSQETVEAEALSPNHFLRGVSPNEPQMVPPPPHPAEVLRDAYKRSQELAQEMWGRWIKEYVPSLNQRSKWHGEARVLKKGDLVYVVEGSKRRSWVRGRIEEVIPASDGRVRQALVRTSSGLFRRAVAQLAVIEVGEEDGGKARPEVASGLGLRAGEMLGALH; from the coding sequence ATGAAGGGCAATCCGATCGAAACCTTGAAGGCGACGAAGAACCAGGCGAAGTCGTTGATGTCGGTGAGGTGGTCAGCAGTACGTACACCGTTGAAGCAGGAGGAATTCGGGCAGGCGGAGCGGTATCTATTACGAGCGGTTCAGGCCGAAGCGTTCGGGGATGAGTTGAAAACCTTGTTGAAGAATCGAAACAGACCTACGAGTGAGTGGATAGTCTTGGAGAAGTCGAGCCCACTGTACAAGTTGACGCCACTAGTCGACGAAAACGACGTGATTCGGATGGAAGGACGTACGGAGAAAGCCGAATTGTTACCATTCGATCTGCGCTTTCCGGTGATTCTACCGAAAGACCACCATGTGACGGAGTTGATCGTGCAGCACTACCACGAACGCTTCGGGCACGGTTATCGAGAAACGGTTAAAAACGAGATTCGGCAGCGGTTCTACATTCCAAAGGTCGGTACGGTGGTGTACAAAGTATCGAAAGCGTGTCAGTGGTGTAAAGTCCATCATAGTCGTCCACGGGTGCCGAGGATGGCAGCTTTACCGGTACAGCGTTTGCAACCCTATCGGCGACCGTTCAGTTTCACCGGAATAGACTACCTCGGCCCAGTTAACGTTACGGTAGCGCGTCATAGCGAAAAGCGCTGGATAGCCGTGTTCACCTGTTTCGTGACACGCGCTGTTCACCTGGAAGTGAGTGCTAGCCTGACCACACAGTCGTGTTTGATGGCTATTCGTCGCTTCATGCATCGTAGAGGGCCACCGCAAGAGTTCTTCTCCGACAACGGGACTAACCTGAAAGGTGCAAGCAAGGAGCTGACAGGGATGATCAACGATATCAACAGCGACTGCGCGGACGAGTTAACCGACGCGCGGATGCAGTGGTCATTCAACCCACCAGCTGCCCCCCACATGGGTGGGGTATGGGAGCGATTGGTCAGATCGGTTAAGGAGGCGTTGGAAGCATTGAACGACGGGAAGCGGTTGACAGATGAAATTCTACACACGTCAGAAACAGCAGCAGAAGATATGATTAACTCGAGGCCGCTGGTGTACGTTTCGCAGGAGACAGTTGAGGCAGAAGCACTCAGTCCGAACCACTTTCTGCGAGGTGTTTCACCGAACGAGCCACAGATGGTTCCCCCTCCACCGCACCCTGCTGAAGTGTTGCGGGATGCATATAAGCGTTCGCAAGAGTTGGCGCAGGAGATGTGGGGCCGATGGATCAAGGAGTACGTGCCGTCGTTGAACCAGCGGTCGAAATGGCACGGTGAAGCGAGAGTGCTGAAGAAAGGCGACCTAGTCTACGTAGTCGAGGGGTCCAAGCGAAGATCCTGGGTACGTGGAAGAATCGAGGAGGTCATCCCGGCGAGTGACGGCCGCGTTCGGCAGGCCTTGGTCCGGACGAGCAGTGGTTTGTTTCGGCGAGCTGTGGCGCAGTTGGCTGTGATCGAGGTTGGCGAAGAAGATGGTGGTAAAGCCAGACCGGAAGTGGCCTCCGGACTAGGTTTACGGGCCGGGGAAATGTTGGGAGCACTGCACTGA